In the Hydractinia symbiolongicarpus strain clone_291-10 chromosome 13, HSymV2.1, whole genome shotgun sequence genome, TTACctttaaaaaagacattaaaTGCCGGATTGCGTAGAGCTTAGTGTTCTGCCAAATGATGCGGTTATAATTCTACAAAGCAAgagtttttgttttgatgaacTAAGTCACAATTTAAAGCTTGTTGCCGAGCaacaaatgctgcattttttccCCATCTATTCTttcaagaataatttaaaaaaattttaacatcgTAGTGCTTTCGACTAAGCTCTCTCTTTTTAAATGAACGGTCATGTTATACTAGATTATCTGGTACATTGAACAGTTGCAAAGTTTTGTAACTGTGCATGAATAAACAAGTAAAAGTGCGTGActtgtttaattaaaacttaGCTAAGACGCAAAAGCATAATTCAAAGCGGaaaatttttatcatttaaGCAAACTCGAAGCCACGTAGCGAAGTTAATTGTTACCAAACTCCCAATGTTCAATAGCTCTGGCTAATTCTTGCTTTGTGCTTACTTTTATCGTAAAAAATGACGTTACTAATCAATGTAAATACTTAAAACAAGTATACGTAATCCCTTTTGTAATCACATTATTAACACTTGTTAAGAATCACGGAAAATAAGTAGAAGTGACAGAgatatatttgttgttgttttacaaaGAGATGGGAAAAGGGGTGATTTAAACGATCCGGTCTACTTGTATCAATAAAACTTATTGCGGATAAATCTATTCTGTACTATTTACTTAACATTCGTTTCAGGCTTGAAAGTTTCCTAGTGGCTACATATGTCTCGGTGTGTACATGGATTTCAAAGGTCATTTTTCTGTTCTTCTAAGATAACTGCATAAATATTATTCTCAGCCCCCGTCCTGAGTATAATGACTTTCACGACAACTACTTTTTGCTTTGacagctaattttttttttccagtAAAGTTCCGCTTATCTATGAACTGTTATGTTGTAACAGGAAAAATATTATCGAAAGCACCAACGTTGCTCCCAGGGTCACTTAAGAAGCCATGGGAACGAGGTGtcaaaataaaatagttttaaacagGAAAGCATGTGTCTGCTGATAAAACATCGAAAGCGACAATATAACAGGTACGTGTCACTCATAGCAGTCTCGACAGAATGggtaatttattttcttctgaAGAAAATAAACCAGAAAAAAACGTAGTAGAGAAAGAagacgaagaagaagaggaagaagatgAGTTAGCAAATAAAGTTCCTTTAACAGAGATAAAGAATTACTGTTTACATCTTTTAGAATGCACATTTTGTGGGCAGACAAGTCAAGGAAAAAAGGTAGCTAGTTTAGGAATGCCTTGTTCCATCAATTTTAATTAGGAAAGCAATGCTTCGTCAGCAATGACCAACTTACTAAGTATTATAGAAGAAGTCTTAGAAGTTGCAAGTCTTAGAAGTTGCACTaaacaaactgaaaaaaaaacatccacGGGAAACAAAATACTGTCTTAATTCATATACTCTTCGGTACCACTAAATCCACTGATCCACTAAAGGCGATTAACTCAGTCAAGAGCTCCAGTCAGACTAGATTTAACACGTTCTCTCTTAGCGTGGATCTTGTGTTAATTTATCCAGCTATGATGTAGCTAAACTTCTGATAATAATATTAGgttgaatttattttcatcTCTGCCTTTAGAATACGGATCATATCAAAGTTCATGATGTTCTAAACTTGGGTTTATATTTACAACTGCTTGATAAATTGATTCGATCAGACGATCCAAAAACAATCACTGCGGAGGAAGAAGACTACACTCACTTGTTAAGACTCATAGCTGTCAAAAGAAAAAGACCTAACGAAACTacagaaaaatgttataaaagatTATCAAAACAAAgcaagagatttttaaaaatatatcgtGAAAGAGGAGGTAAAGTTGTTTGTACTTTCACTTTCGTTACATTCTGTTGATCGTACATGTTGTTCCGCAGTAGTTTCCGGAGAAGCATTGTATTTAAAATTGACATTCCTTAACAAGAAACCCCTATGGTTTTAACATTCGTCCCGAATACATTCTAAATACATTAAACATGAAGAATTCTTTCTCGAATTCACCAATTCAATGCTTTCTTTAACTGCAATTAAATCTTCCAAACTTCCAAATTTTTAGCCCTTATTACAAAAAGGATTTAAAGGTGTGAAATATATGAAAGTGTAGCTATCAATATAGTTAAGAATATTTTCTTTCAGCTTTAAGTTAAAACTTTTATACCTTTATATAACGCTGGCAGACAACCCAATACATTCCTTTATGAACGGGATTAAGTTCGTGCCGGAATATTTGAGTTTGTAGTTTATGGTTTACTATTTAACCTTAGTGTAAACAGTAAGATTAACTTTGAGTGTGTAAAACAGCTGTTTTGATGTCACTACGATTTAAGTTTTAGTGCTGTATTATTTGTTAAAGgtacttaatttttaaagcatCCTGATAGCCTTAGGATTTCTTAAGACTTTCTGTGTCGGGTTTTTTGTGATGTAAGCTTGTAATGATAAACATATCTCACGAAGATATTATATTCTTTATTTAGATGTTTCTGAAAAATGTGAAACCGATTCTTACTGGGGAACCAGACAACAATTACTTGCAGGAAAGGTGATCGCTGATTGGGTAGATCAAGACAATGGAGCTTTGGACCCAATATTTGGCGTTCTTTTAAATCCAACAGCAGGTTAGCACCATGAGTAAACTCTCTTTTTATCACATgactaaatatttgtttttatcacTTGACTATCTATTTTTAACCATTAAACATTTCGCTCATTGCAGGTCGCGTTGGACCAGGTG is a window encoding:
- the LOC130624039 gene encoding uncharacterized protein LOC130624039, which translates into the protein MGNLFSSEENKPEKNVVEKEDEEEEEEDELANKVPLTEIKNYCLHLLECTFCGQTSQGKKNTDHIKVHDVLNLGLYLQLLDKLIRSDDPKTITAEEEDYTHLLRLIAVKRKRPNETTEKCYKRLSKQSKRFLKIYRERGDVSEKCETDSYWGTRQQLLAGKVIADWVDQDNGALDPIFGVLLNPTAGRVGPGDTGWFHNILFDDTGYMAYHSAVHDGFGYLVSFHKVGPGYDYLYAHVLEKTNCMAGQISGISFWKETIEDIQTKHKVIKALQL